A window of the Salvelinus alpinus chromosome 3, SLU_Salpinus.1, whole genome shotgun sequence genome harbors these coding sequences:
- the LOC139570598 gene encoding putative nuclease HARBI1, with product MKAQNCVFLSALTMACPFVRDVVDEEALVLRRAFRRERVFRDRLDPLAFPDDHLYERYRFSADGIRYLCRLLGPRIKHRTARSHALSVEQMVCVALRFFASGAFLYSVGDAEQLNKATICRTIRSVCLAIKALADVFISFPGHRRLCDIKEEFYRIAGFPNVIGAVDCTHIRIKAPSGAHEADFVNRKSFHSINVQMVCNADCVISNVVAKWPGSVHDSRIFRASEIYQCLSQGEFSGVLLGDRGYGCQPFLLTPFTDPQEAQQAYNHAHARTRARVEMTFGLLKARFHCLHKLRVSPVRACDITVACAVLHNVACLRKERAPRVPPAMDWDNPAIFPDDDSGRLLRDQYVLNYFS from the exons atgaaggcccaaaattgtgtgttcctttctgctctgacaatggcatgcccattcgtgcgagatgtggtggatgaagaagcacttgtgctgaggagagccttcaggcgagaaagggtcttcagggaccggttggacccactggccttccctgatgaccatctatatgaaagatacaggttttctgcagatggcatcaggtatctatgcagactactgggtcccaggattaagcaccgcactgcacggagccatgcactgagtgtggagcaaatggtttgtgtggccttgcgcttttttgctagtggagccttcctgtactcagtgggggatgcagaacagctgaacaaggccacaatttgccgcacaataaggagtgtgtgtctggctatcaaagcattagcagatgtcttcatctccttccctggccacagaagactctgtgacatcaaagaggagttctataggattgcag gtttccccaatgtcattggtgcagtggactgcacacacataaggataaaagccccctcaggtgcccatgaggccgattttgtgaataggaaatcctttcacagcattaatgttcag atggtctgcaatgctgactgtgtgatcagcaatgttgtggcaaaatggcctggctcagtccatgactccagaatctttcgggcctctgaaatctatcagtgcctatcacaag gtgaattctctggtgtgttgctgggagacagggggtatggctgccagccttttctcctgacacctttcacagacccccaggaagcacagcaggcctacaaccatgcccatgccaggaccagggccagagttgaaatgacctttggcctcctgaaggcacgctttcactgccttcacaaattaagggtcagccctgttagggcatgtgatattactgtggcttgtgctgtcctccacaatgtggcctgcctgaggaaggagagggcccccagagtgccaccagccatggactgggacaatccggcaatcttccctgatgacgacagtggtcggctgctgagggaccaatatgtgttgaattattttagttag
- the LOC139570597 gene encoding uncharacterized protein, translated as MSRLAFMRILEQRTDYFGRNGMICGDTFQKSFFEWTYCRSEIDQVCDIQYFDCPACSPSMLAVSVDGNKKLYRFKKGTDDKGLFDGVFICKDEDVSDFVNYVHTKTKHGYGKGVCGASQWTAAKESSRKTNNKLDEEGLEVAVCRHGILLRSLNMMRGEIFAYPLFLQKELSGSRNIQLMCTDVICKFWPYLTKVALHCPELATLLDMKPLLSVMHAKAHRLKCEIKWGGRNQEGAGTTLGEEVEQGNSFLSRAAICSKQMSKGARTDMLTIQAMGWNRRKKNNLHRVLSRRYLKTTAKILEETQTLEKFKSDLGVGDETLYNWTTEVQQWANTEETNMNMDGPQVLQRTIEVLFLSIKQRKRNLYRQTDGCKKRHPLRRKILEEKAKLTAAIEEYNTLVPGSAIPSADEILSADLHAWPWELHGQTDLLTKKIAFDRVMLLRRLKEEELIVLKEVKQHWESLKRESQNVQDLASHVALDLSRQSCQLNQSEAGSRGLFSMLQRRVSSLRRHQDSVKLIYSKAMGQDTSLLEDNFIDDLLEEDLDDIYDSVHYSSDDEESITD; from the exons ATGTCCCGTCTGGCGTTTATGCGGATTTTGGAGCAGCGAACTGACTACTTTGGCAGG AACGGAATGATCTGTGGGGACACTTTTCAAAAAAGCTTCTTTGAGTGGACGTACTGCCGCTCTGAAATTGATCAGGTCTGTGATATACAGTACTTTGACTGCCCAGCCTGTTCACCCAGCATGCTTGCAGTGTCAGTGGACGGGAACAAGAAGCTGTATCGATTCAAAAAAGG GACTGATGACAAAGGATTATTTGATGGTGTATTTATCTGCAAGGATGAGGATGTGTCTGACTTTGTCAACTATGTCCATACAAAGACTAAACAT GGTTATGGAAAAGGGGTATGTGGAGCATCCCAGTGGACAGCAGCTAAAGAGTCGTCAaggaaaacaaacaacaaacttGATGAAGAGGGACTGGAAGTTGCCGTCTGCCGCCACGGAATACTTCTAAGGAGCCTCAACATGATGCGTGGAGAGATATTTGCGTACCCACTGTTCTTGCAGAAGGAATTGTCTGGCAGCAGGAACATACAATTAATGTGTACGGATGTGATCTGCAAATTTTGGCCATACCTGACCAAAGTTGCCCTTCATTGTCCAGAGCTCGCCACTCTTCTAGACATGAAGCCACTTCTTTCCGTCATGCATGCAAAGGCACATCGTTTGAAATGCGAG ATTAAGTGGGGAGGACGGAATCAGGAAGGAGCTGGCACAACTCTGGGGGAGGAAGTGGAACAAGGGAACAGCTTCTTGTCTAGGGCTGCAATCTGTTCCAAGCAAATGTCCAAAGGAG CAAGAACAGATATGCTAACCATCCAGGCCATGGGGTGGAACAGAAGGAAGAAAAACAACCTGCACAGAGTATTGTCCAGAAGATACTTGAAG ACAACAGCAAAAATCTTGGAGGAGACCCAGACTCTCGAAAAGTTTAAGAGTGATTTGGGTGTAGGCGATGAGACTCTGTACAACTGGACAACGGAAGTTCAGCAATGGGCTAATACAg AGGAAACAAATATGAACATGGATGGTCCTCAGGTACTACAGAGAACAATTGAAGTCCTGTTTCTTAGCATCAAACAAAGGAAACGGAACCTCTACCGTCAGACA GATGGATGCAAGAAAAGACACCCTCTGCGCAGAAAGATATTGGAAGAAAAGGCCAAATTGACAGCTGCCATAGAGGAGTACAACACCCTTGTACCAGGTTCAGCAATACCATCTGCAGATGAGATCCTTTCCGCAGACCTTCATGCATGGCCTTGGGAGCTGCATGGACAAA CTGATCTACTGACAAAGAAAATAGCCTTTGACCGGGTGATGCTCCTGAGACGGCTGAAGGAGGAAGAGTTAATTGTCCTAAAGGAAGTCAAGCAGCACTGGGAAAGCCTAAAGAGGGAATCACAGAATGTGCAAGACCTTGCTTCACATGTGGCACTTGACCTAAGCAGGCAAA GCTGCCAATTGAATCAGTCGGAAGCTGGGAGCAGAGGTCTCTTCTCCATGCTTCAGAGGAGAGTCAGCAGCCTCAGAAGACACCAGGACTCTGTCAAACTGATATACAGCAAAGCTATGGGCCAAGACACCTCCCTCCTAGAAGATAACTTCATAGATGACCTCCTGGAAGAGGACCTAGATGACATCTATGACAGCGTCCACTACAGCTCTGATGACGAGGAATCTATCACAGACTGA